The following nucleotide sequence is from Salvia miltiorrhiza cultivar Shanhuang (shh) chromosome 7, IMPLAD_Smil_shh, whole genome shotgun sequence.
agtcttaattttatgtttcattgattaattaatttaataggcAGAATTCGAAATTTAATAGGCAAATGTttcattgattaattaattttgagagTGGAATTCGAAACTGTTCAAAATTGAATAGGCATAGGCAAAATTCAAAGAAACAAAGAAGCTGATACACGTGTGATTCGATCGGTTTTTTCCCTCTCTCGTCTGATGTGTTCAGAGAGATGGAAGCCGTCAGAATCATAGTCCGGTGATTCAGAGAGAGATTcctccgattcagagagagggaggcccGACGGCTCAATTTCTGGCAGCAACCACGGCGCCGCTTCAGCTACCGGCGAGATTTGCTCCGAtttagagagagggagacgagcCGCTTCAGTATCTGACAGCAACCACGGCGCCGCTTCAGCTACCGGCGAGATCtgctccgattcagagagagagagacgagccGCTTCGGTATCCGGCAGCAACCATGGTGCCGCTTCAGCTACCGGCGAGATCTactccgattcagagagagggagacgagcCGCTTCAGTATCCGGCAGCAACCACGGCGCCGCTTCAGATACCGACGTCGTTTtctccgattcagagagagggaggcccGGCGGCTCGGTTTCAGCCATGAACCACAGCGCCAATTCACAGAGATCAGAGGCCGGGGTTTCCGGCACAATCGATTCAGTTTCAAAGGGATGATCCATGGAGTAACACAACAATGGTAGATTTAGGAAGAACAAGAGAGAGACGATGCAAAGAGAGAAGAACCCGATGAAAAAGATAAGGGtttggtagagagagagagaggcaactGCGAAATGTGGAATTCTCTAGAATTCCATTTGATAGACATAAATTTAATGGGGCTTTAATTAAGGATGAATACTTAATGAATAATTAAGTAGGTTAAAAAATTAGGTGGGATAAGTAATTTAAAGTAAAGAGGGAGGGTAAAAGGGTATAAAAaggcaaatggggctttaattcgcggacaaatatttagaggcaaatggggctttaattcgcggacggagggagtataaaactttactaaaaaattatactataaaaCTAGTACGCCCGCTcatgcgatgcacggcgagcatcgaaattgaacgatatTACTTTTAAAAAAGGCTAATTGCCTGCAAATCCATAACGTTTTTTAGAATTTGGTTATTGCACCAGATCTAAAAAAGTGACTTTTGAATccataactttttatttttgtctgaTTTTAGTTTGGTgatcgattttttcttacgccgacGTCGAAAATGATACGGTGGAGCCGAAATTGCCACCTAGTCATATTTTTGATatgtgaaaaaaatatataaaaaaaaacccCATCCCCCTAcccatcatcatcttccccaacctccccCTACTGCAACCACCGCCTGGCCGCCCCTGCCGCCACCGCCTGGGCTGCCCCTTGTAAATCGGTGACGCCATGACTGCAATTCAGCGGTTGCCTCATGCAATTCAAGGAAGAAACTATTCATCTCTGTAAATCGGTGACGCCATAGTTGCAACGATGGAGAGGTTGAAGAGGGTCGTCAAGGCGTTGTATCCCTCCGGCATTATCAAGGTTCTGGTGCTGGCATCGAGCATCGTGGAGCAGATCTGCTCCACTACGTCTCACTCTCTGCTCCTTCAACTTGCTCGAGGAGAGGCTCTTCGAGAGGGACAAAACCTTGGCATCGAGCATCGTGCGATGGCGGCAGAGGGCTACGGCGGCGGGTGGGGTGAGGGAAATTTAGGGTTTTTGGGTGGGGAAAATTGGGGAAGACGATGGGTAGGGGAAATTAGGATATTTTTTAGAGGTTATTGTCGGaaaatacatgtagtttgtcaattttctggttttataacatgactttataatttgaccagaaaatacattaattttcaatttaatcgcaattataacatgactttatagtctgacaagaaaatacaccaagtttcaatttattctcaattataacatgaccttgtaattaatttagtataataatatcaaagtttaatacattaaatatttttaattttcttttcatctcacaatattatatatatatatatatatatatatatatatatatatatatatatatatatagggagtggttcaattgagaagctcaaatgtgttgagaagttgagaagcaatctaatagatgaacatgtcagtacattttgatgaacatggcaATTAGACccagatcaataaattctttgaacatactaaatataactgacgaatatacgaatctatttaatttgttaaaaatacGCCACCGCCAAGGATCGAACCCAGATCAAACCcgcgttcataaaaactaattgacatgttcatctgttggattgcttctcaacttctcaacacatttgagcttctcaataaaacctaaccctatatatatatatatatatatatatatatatacatatatatttgataaatatacatctatatgtaaataatatataatattatttactttttaacatagtttctactcccccgtccctgaaataagttcctcttttttttttggggggggacgtcccccaaataagttcatctttctttctttctttctatttttggacaactaccctaccatatttattcttacttttcactttttcaccactcctaatactaattataacaccttttcacattttcaccactcccaatactaattataacatatttttctccactatcaatacactttaccatttttccttaaaactcgtgccgtccccaaagaggaacttattttgggaacagagggagtattatatatgtacctaaattatttattggtcctaatattttataatttcataatttaaataaataaatacttattatatatgtaatatattaatagaatattaaaatcaaatttatatatatatgtgcatttgtgtgttgaaaatgtagatatatatacatatatatatatatatatatattatgaaataattaaccatctaacttaatttttataaaaattcatcaattacttaacaatattttatacatatcaatttaatataaatacaataaatatcaatacatctatgatgaaaaataatctaaataaagtCATGTTACAATTGAGgataaattgaaactttgtgaattttcttgtcagactataaagtaatgttataattgcgaataaattgaaaattgatgtattttctggtcaaattataaattcatgttatcaatcagaaaattgacaaattacatgtattttccggcaataacccctattttttatttttcacttgTCAAAAATGCCTAGGTGTCAATTTCAGTTGCTACTGTGTTAATTCTGGCTGCCAACATGTCATTTCCGGCATCAGTGTAAGAAAAAAATCGGTCACCGAACTAAAATCAGACAAAAACAAGAGGTTATGAATTTAAAAGTTACTTTTTTAGATCTGTTGCAATtaccaaattttgaaaaacattatgaatttacagacaattagccctttaaaaaatgatataaaaatataaaatatatcatcaTTTATGATTTAGAtcaattcattaaatttttttttattaatttaaatagtagtattattttatttaaaatattgtatAATTACAATATTATCAACGTAATTAATATaagattaaatttaatgagtattatttatagtaataattatattaCAAAGAAATTAGAATTATAACGATAATACAATTTGGGATTTTTTATGTAAACAAATGATTTTATATACTTACTACATTATGGTATACAATATGATTATGTAATTAATCAGTAattaaattaagggttaattgcatgaaaatacatgaactttagtcactttttcaTTATGCATATGACTtttgaaatttacatttttaatcatgaactttgcatttgttccaaattttccttaaaattgagctcCAACAATTTTGATGCTGAGGTGGCTCCTATGTGGCAGTCGAAAGTGTGCCATTTAAACAGCCGGAAGCTTGTAGGTAAAACGACGTTAATTTTTAAaagctaaaaaaaaaactctaaatCTGCAAAAATCAAAATGCAAATGGAGCCGATTTCAGGTGCTTCGCCTCTTCATCTTCGCTGGCAATGTAGCCGAGAACACGGCCTCACCACTCTCGTCCCGATCAATCTCCGTCCCATAGCTCCCTTTGCTTGTCGAAGAATGCCTAAACTCCTTCTCACCCATTCTCTGCAAAGCTCACATTTTTCTTCACCTTCGGCCCAACCCCACCGCCTTGCTTCAccaaaccaccaccaccaccactcttTCTCATGAGCAATTCACCCTTAGGGTTTTCAATTTCCTCACATTGCTCCGCCTCATCGAGCTCCTCGATTAACCTATCAATTCTTTCCACCAAACCCCTTAATTTCTCCACATTAACCCTCTTCGACCACCCGGATTCAACATTGCCTAATTTCCTCTCACAAATGGAAACCCTAGATCTCAAATTCTGCTTCACAATCCTCCTCTGCACACAAGCGCCTTCAATAAAATCCAAGAATTTATATACCTCTCTGCTCAAAGAAATTCTCTCATTTCTAATCATGGGGTTGCCACCCTTCAATAATTAAATCAGACACAATATGATTAAATCAGATCCAAAACCTAGAAACGAAATAAAATTATAGGCAATTTTAAGCAAGAATCGATATTCCCACCTGAATGGCGTCGAGTTTGAGGAGCAAGTTCGCAGCTTTACGATAAACGGCGTCGTAATCGAAGTGGGTTTTTTGAGAGACTGAGGATTTGAGAAATCCGAGACTCGACTTGATCGAAGCTAAGTCTTTGAGGTGGCGGAGGGTTATTGATCTGCTCCATTGCCATGCGTGGCGATggagggaagagagagagagagatagagagagatgcagtattaaaacgacatcgttttaatTAATGACGTGGCACATACGTGTGGCATGTTTAAAGGCACGTCAGCTTTCCGGCTGCCGGAGTTTAATTTTAAGGTAAATTTGGAACAAATGtaaagttcatgattaaaaatgtaagtttcaaaagtcatgtgcataatgaaaaagtgactaaagttcatgtattttcatgcaattaacccttaaattaaatatccTAAAAATTAAAAGCCCCAACTAAATTTGTGTCTATCTAATGAAAAGCCCAAACCTATTCAGAACCCAAATATTTAGAAAGAGAACGTGTTACTGATAGCCGcattcttttccttttttcttcgtAACACTTTTACAGTATAAAATAAGTACTATCTAAAATGTATGAATactatgtagaacacatatgaattcgttatgtgaatgtatgaattgcgaaaataaatttttgctacctatgaaaTTCGAAttcgggaccatgaattcatccaacaaggtgatgaatcaatcgtaaaTCTTGATTatctaatggctgaaaatagCTCATATGTTATATTATAAAAGGTATTTTTATTTCAGcccactcatatatatatatatatatatatatagggttaggttctatGACAACCACTTCCCTAGATAGAGAACAAAGACCAAATCATGTGCttcgatcttgcttaatctaacggttcatataattttctgatttaattttttatgtaattaaatattggttaattatatatatttaattcgaAAAGGGTAAATacgtccactcaaatccactgaaatctgggatcacattgaacaaatcccgaaaattcctcTATTCCCATTgtgggacctgatccgtcaatgaacgtAATAGGTGGATAtaagtatgttcatttattttcctacgaacatatcgacgaacattagtatgttcatttggttttctacgaacatatcatcGAATATTAGTATgtttattcatttttctacgaacatatcaacgaacattagtacgttcattagtattttctacgaacactaGGTTCAAACTCCTTAATCAACCAAACTTTTGCATTATTTTTGCAGAAATCAACCAACAAAATTTACACAAAAGTTCTACCTTTAAACACCCAACTGGACTTTACAAACCAACATAATTTACCAACATTGATTTTGTAGTACAGAACcaccaaaatagtaaaattcatCTCTCAAAATCGAAAATAGGGGAAGTAGAAATTTAAGGCTGTAACTTGAAATTTCAATCTAAGTTACAAACAAATTGAATCAAAATCCACATTCGTATAATCATCATCAGTAGCACATATAATTCAGTACAACATGTGCTATACTATTATTCAACATCAGAGAGATGTAAATTTGTACTAATTCAAATAAAACCCAAACAAATAAGAAAAATGgggcaaatttttttttttttttctgaaaagaGCTCGAATCCCTGGGCAGCACTAGCCTCACGGTGGTCTGGATCTCCTTCGCCGACTGGAGGCTGCGCGTGGGCGCGGTCGCCGGGGAATGGAGGCTGGAGGATTAGGGTTCTGAGGTTAGGGATGGAGGCGAGGGAAAGGGGAATAGAGGGGACGGCGACGGTATCGGATGGTACGACAGATGAGACGGAGGAGGAGATGGAGGCGAGGAGCAACAGGAGGAGGAGGTGGGCGGCGCAGATCTGAAAAAGGAAAGAGCTGCGGTGACGTCCCGCCTCCCTCCATAATTCCTGTGACAGCGGCGGCGACGGAGGAAAGGACGGCGATGAGGAACAACATTGCTGGGAAATGCGTAGTCGCCATTGTcaagtatgagagagagagagagagagaggaatcaGACGAAAATTTAGTAATATGCAGATTTGATTAGATagagagagatatatatatGAGCATTTAACGTATAGATAGATAGACAGAGAAATTCATTGACCAACTTAACTTTCATGCAATAAAATAAacgaaaattataaatatttttagccAAATCAAGACCGTTGGATATTTTAGAATCGACCCACAGAATTTAGTCTTCATtgtctatataggggagtgatCCATTATTGCTAGATTATACATACATAAAAAAGTAATTGTAATAAAAGTTTGGAAAATGaggcaaaaaaataaaagtttggaaAAGATAAACAAGAAGAGAAGAAAGTAAAAGAAATGAGTTGGGGCTGGTTCAACTCTTGACGACGAAATCCTCAATTGCGAAGCCAGTTGGAGCAGCGAACCCTAATGTGATTGTAAATGTCAATGTGATCATTCATTTTCATCCAATCCACCTCTTTTTACGTGATGTTACAGTGCATCGAGCTCAATCCGGTGCTGTCGAGCTGAAGGAAGAGCCGCTGGGTTTTGGCGTTATGTTCGGCGATTTCACCGGAAAAACTTCCACCCACCGATTCGCCCTAACTGGAGCTGGCACTCTGTAGATCCGATCCATAGTTTCTCGACCGTCAGCGCTCAATTGAAGGTTAACTAAATTTATCATTCAATTAATCAGAATTGGGTGAATCCTAATGGCCAATAGACAACAGCAGTCTTCTTCTGGCGGCGGTTACTCCTCTACTATTTCACCGTCTAATTTAGATACATCGAAATTGGGTGGAGGATTTGGTGCTCCACCTCCCCCGCCGCTGATACAACCCAATCAGATACCTTCTCCGTCGATCAAGACCCCGAATTTGCCGTCTCCGGGGAATGGGATTCCCCTTCCTCATTTGAGCACCCCCCCTGGCCCTCCTGTATTTTCATCGCCCCTCCAACCGGCTGCTGTCCCTTTCAGGACTTCTCCTGCAACTCCTCAGCCCATTGCCCCTTATTCATCCAATTCCTCCTTACCCACCTCTTCCCCGCCCCCCCTCAATTTCTCAAATGGATCGCAGCATCAGACTTCCGATCTTACAGAGGAGCTCACCTTCGCCCCTCATGCCGACTCTCCCAATCTTCTCTTTTCGGCTCACAAGGTACATATTTTCTATGTTCAAATTTCTGAGAGATGAACCTTGTGAAAATGAAATTTGCTAATGAAAGTTGGGGTTGTTGAAACTGTATCACAAGTTCCCATGTGAATTCCTGAGTGTAGTGTTACTAGTTTATATTTTCTGATTTGCTTTATTGGAATATAGTTACGTCTCAGTTATGAATGTATATCCTGACCTGAATTCTTTCATTTGAATCTGAAGACCACGATGCTATGCTTAGATATGCATCTCAATTTGTTTGCACAATCCCCcctttttaattattgcttGCTGCTTATCTCACAGGTGCTGAAACAAAAGAAGCTAGCCAATGTACCCAGTTTGGGATTTGGGGCTATAGTTTCTCCAGGCTGGGAGGTTTCACCAGGGCCTCAGATAATTCAGCGTGATCCACATCGTTGCCAGAATTGCGGTGCTTATGCCAATCTCTACTGCAATATTTTACTTGGTTCAGGCCAATGGCAATGTGTAATATGTAGGAATTTAAATGGCAGTGAAGGGGAATACATAGCTCCAAGCAAAGAAGAACTCAGAAATCTTCCAGAGTTATCATCTCCTCTGGTTGACTATATCCAGACTCCCACCAGAAGACCTGGTTATGTACCAGTATCAGAATCTAGGATATCGGCCCCAATTGTTCTGGTGATCGATGAGTGTTTAGACGAACAACACGTACAACATCTACAGAGCTCTTTGCATGCATTTGTGGACTCCTTGCCCCCAACAACTAAACTTGGAATTGTGCTTTATGGCCGCATGGTTTCTGTTTATGATTTCTCTGAAGAATCAGTGGCATCTGCTGATGTACTTCCCGGTGACAAATCACCAAGCGAGGACACCCTAAGGGCATTGATATATGGAACTGGGGTATATTTGTCTACTGTTCATGCTTCTCTTTCTGTAGCGCATGCAATACTGTCGTCATTGACACCATATAAACAGAATGTGCCTGAAGTTCAGAGAGACCGTTGCTTAGGTGCTGCAGTGGAGGTTGCCTTAGCAATTATTCAGGGGCCATCTGCTGAAATGTCAAGAGGGGTTGTTAAAAGGCCTGGTGGAAATAGCCGGATAATTGTGTGTGCTGGTGGACCATGTACTTATGGCCCTGGTTCTGTACCTCATTCTCTTAATCATCCAAACTATTTGCACCTGCAGAAATCAGCATTGAAATGGATGGATAATCTAGGTTGTGAGGCTCATCGGCGCAATACAGTGGTTGATATACTTTGTGCTGGGACATGTCCTGTACGGGTTCCTCTACTGCAGCCTCTTACAAAATCTTCTGGAGGCGTTTTGATTCTTCATGATGATTTTGGGGAAGCATTTGGTGTGAATCTGCAGAGAGCATCTTCAAGGGCTGCAGGTTCTCATGGTTTACTTGAAATCCGGTGCTCAGACAGTATTTTTGTCAGTCAAGTGGTGGGACCTGGTGAGGAGGCTCATGTGGATAGCCATGAATCTTTTAAGAATGACAATGCTGTCGCCATTCAGATGCTAAGTGTTGAAGAAACCCAGAGTTTTGCAGTGTCAATGGAGAATCGGGCAGATATCAAGAGCAATTTTGTGCACTTCCAATTTGCGATTCAGTATTCAACTGTTTATCAAGCTGATATCTCGAGAGTGATTACTGTTCGACTTCCGACTGTAGATAGTGTTTCAGCTTATCTAGAGAGCATACAAGATGAAGTGGCGGCTGTTCTAATTGGTAAAAGGACTCTTTTGCAAGCCAAAAGTTTTAACGATGCTCTTGATATGAGGCTTACACTTGACGAGAGGATCAAAGATGTTGCAATTAAGTTTGGTTCCCAGGTGCCAAAATCAAAACTTTATCGGTATCCTAAAGAGTTGTCGCAATTGCCTGAAATCTTATTCCATCTTAGAAGAGGCCCTCTGCTGGGAAGTATACTTGGTCATGAAGATGAGAGGACTGTTTTGCGGTCTTTATTCCTTAATGCATCCTTTGACCTATCCCTTCGTATGCTGGCGCCTCGCTGTCTAATGCATCGAGAAGGTGGAACTTTTGAGGAACTACCAGCATATGACCTTGCTATGCAATCTGATGCTGCGGTTGTTCTTGATCATGGCACTGATGTCTTCATTTGGCTGGTATGCATTCTAGTGAACTTATTTTAAATTGTTGCATTTGGGTAATGACATTAATCTACCAGATCAATATGATCTTAGTTATTTGATAACTTCTTCAGCATCGATACATAATTTAGATTGCTGATATCTTAATTTTGTAATTGCATGGTCTTTATTTGCCTTGATGACATCTTAAGTTAAGCTCATTAAATGTAAAAAGATTAAGCTCTCATAATATGGTGGGTAATAATATAATCAATAGAATCTGTTGGAGGATAAGATCAGCATTCTTGCACTTTGCAATAACCTAAGCCATGTTTTAGCTTATGAAGACAATCACAACCCCTTCCCCCAAGAAAAATAAATCTTGACCTTGCCCTTTtctttgattaatttttaaagtAATTTAATTGTAAATATATCTCTAATTGCCCTATTTTGTTGGAGTTTAATATAGGGTCTATCATAGGATAAGATTGTATTCCTGCTCTAGTTAACTCCCTATCACATTCATGTTCTGTTAGGTCAGAGATGCAAATAAGTTGACCtcgaaaaaagagagaaaaaaaagagagatgcAAATAAGTGCTGTATAGAAGTGATTTAGCACTGTGAAAATATTACTTGTATAACAAAGACATATTTAGAATTAAGATTATGATAATAACCATATATAAGCTCACCATCACATGACCTGGCTAATGGACATCTCAAATGACTACTAAACAGTGACCATGTTGTTGCATTTATCCATTTTAAGGATTTGGCATCTCTTAAGCCATACCATATTATGGTGCTTTTCTGAAATTAATTACTTGCTCAAGTATTTGATTCCTATTCCTTGCATGTATTATCTACTCACTCTGTCCCATAAAAATAGTCGTAGGAGGGAGTGTCACCGGTTTAAATAAAAGTGGTTTGAGTGTATTGTGATTGGAGAAAGGGTCTCACGGGGTGGTGTTAAAGTGGATAATGAGACCCATCTTAGTGGATAATGGGGTTTAGGTCAAATTAAAGTGGTGGCCATGTGTGGTAGAATAGgtaaataagttgatatattgAGGGTAATATGTATTGATTTGTTGGGGGGttagtatttataaatggaatAGGACTATTtcttgtggacgtcccaaaatggcaaaaacgGACTATTtttatgggatggagggagtatttgctAAATCTATCGTGTGT
It contains:
- the LOC130993870 gene encoding BAG family molecular chaperone regulator 8, chloroplastic-like gives rise to the protein MDRIYRVPAPVRANRSITLRHLKDLASIKSSLGFLKSSVSQKTHFDYDAVYRKAANLLLKLDAIQGGNPMIRNERISLSREVYKFLDFIEGACVQRRIVKQNLRSRVSICERKLGNVESGWSKRVNVEKLRGLVERIDRLIEELDEAEQCEEIENPKGELLMRKSGGGGGLVKQGGGVGPKVKKNVSFAENG
- the LOC130995431 gene encoding protein transport protein SEC23 A gives rise to the protein MANRQQQSSSGGGYSSTISPSNLDTSKLGGGFGAPPPPPLIQPNQIPSPSIKTPNLPSPGNGIPLPHLSTPPGPPVFSSPLQPAAVPFRTSPATPQPIAPYSSNSSLPTSSPPPLNFSNGSQHQTSDLTEELTFAPHADSPNLLFSAHKVLKQKKLANVPSLGFGAIVSPGWEVSPGPQIIQRDPHRCQNCGAYANLYCNILLGSGQWQCVICRNLNGSEGEYIAPSKEELRNLPELSSPLVDYIQTPTRRPGYVPVSESRISAPIVLVIDECLDEQHVQHLQSSLHAFVDSLPPTTKLGIVLYGRMVSVYDFSEESVASADVLPGDKSPSEDTLRALIYGTGVYLSTVHASLSVAHAILSSLTPYKQNVPEVQRDRCLGAAVEVALAIIQGPSAEMSRGVVKRPGGNSRIIVCAGGPCTYGPGSVPHSLNHPNYLHLQKSALKWMDNLGCEAHRRNTVVDILCAGTCPVRVPLLQPLTKSSGGVLILHDDFGEAFGVNLQRASSRAAGSHGLLEIRCSDSIFVSQVVGPGEEAHVDSHESFKNDNAVAIQMLSVEETQSFAVSMENRADIKSNFVHFQFAIQYSTVYQADISRVITVRLPTVDSVSAYLESIQDEVAAVLIGKRTLLQAKSFNDALDMRLTLDERIKDVAIKFGSQVPKSKLYRYPKELSQLPEILFHLRRGPLLGSILGHEDERTVLRSLFLNASFDLSLRMLAPRCLMHREGGTFEELPAYDLAMQSDAAVVLDHGTDVFIWLGAELAAQEGKSAAALAACRTLAEELTELRFPAPRILAFKEGSSQARYFVSRLIPAHKDPPYEQEARFPQLRTLSADERTKLKSSFLHFDDPSFCEWMRSLKVLPPEPT